The following proteins are encoded in a genomic region of Mahella australiensis 50-1 BON:
- a CDS encoding terminase large subunit, with protein MTTAGDDPDRTSIGWEVHEKARKILDGLIDDPTWYPVIYGIDENADPGDEANWYKANPSLDITIDIDKVRAAWQSAKDNPAEERLFRQLRLNQWVKYKTTKWLTLEQWDQCGGLVVPEKLRGRPCYGGLDLSSKLDITAFVLVFPPIDSDPKTYALPYFWIPEDNMKERIRKDSVPYDKWLKEGLIKVTPGNVIDYDFIKKTILQLKDIYDIQEIGFDPWNAMQVALDLTDAGLTMVEVRQGAKTMSPAMKELETLVVSRRLVHGANPVLRWMFGNIEVKYDENENIRPVKSKSADRIDGIVALINALARTMVHDKPQHSVYEDRGIITL; from the coding sequence ATTACCACAGCCGGAGATGATCCGGATCGCACAAGCATCGGATGGGAGGTCCATGAAAAAGCGCGCAAGATATTAGATGGCCTCATAGATGATCCGACATGGTATCCTGTCATTTACGGCATAGATGAAAATGCAGATCCGGGTGATGAAGCAAATTGGTATAAAGCAAATCCAAGCCTTGATATAACAATAGACATTGACAAAGTAAGAGCTGCATGGCAGAGTGCAAAAGATAATCCGGCTGAAGAGCGCTTGTTTAGACAGTTGAGACTGAACCAGTGGGTAAAATACAAAACAACGAAATGGCTGACATTGGAACAATGGGACCAATGCGGAGGCTTGGTTGTGCCGGAGAAGCTGAGAGGCAGGCCATGCTATGGAGGCTTGGATTTGTCAAGTAAGTTGGATATTACAGCATTTGTGCTTGTGTTTCCGCCTATAGATAGCGATCCAAAGACTTATGCGCTCCCTTACTTCTGGATACCGGAAGATAACATGAAAGAGCGCATACGCAAAGATAGCGTTCCATATGATAAATGGCTTAAAGAGGGCCTGATTAAGGTAACACCTGGCAATGTGATAGATTATGATTTTATAAAAAAGACCATTTTGCAGCTAAAAGATATATACGACATACAAGAGATAGGATTCGACCCTTGGAACGCCATGCAAGTGGCTCTTGATTTGACAGATGCCGGATTAACTATGGTAGAGGTCAGACAGGGGGCTAAAACAATGTCGCCGGCAATGAAGGAATTGGAGACATTAGTTGTGAGCCGCAGATTGGTGCATGGTGCTAATCCTGTTTTGCGTTGGATGTTTGGCAATATAGAAGTTAAATACGATGAGAACGAAAATATACGCCCGGTAAAGAGCAAAAGCGCTGACAGAATAGATGGCATAGTGGCATTAATCAACGCTTTAGCAAGGACAATGGTACACGATAAACCGCAGCATTCAGTATATGAGGACAGGGGCATAATAACCCTTTAA
- a CDS encoding terminase large subunit domain-containing protein, protein MYDKTEADRAITFIENLKHTKGKWHGVYFKLLPWQEQIIRDVFGTVKPNGYRQYNTAYVEIPKKNGKSELAAAVALYLTCGDNEWGAEVYGCAADRQQAAIVFDVAVDMVDQCPALKKRIKLVLSQKRMIYMPTNSFYQVLSAEAYTKHGLNVHGVVFDELHAQPNRELYDVMTKGSGDARTQPLFF, encoded by the coding sequence GTGTACGATAAGACGGAGGCAGATAGAGCAATTACATTTATTGAAAATCTAAAACATACTAAGGGCAAATGGCATGGCGTATACTTTAAGTTGTTACCTTGGCAAGAACAGATTATAAGAGATGTATTCGGGACAGTGAAACCCAATGGTTACAGGCAGTATAACACGGCATATGTTGAGATCCCTAAAAAGAATGGAAAAAGTGAGCTTGCAGCGGCTGTGGCATTATATTTAACGTGTGGTGATAATGAATGGGGCGCTGAAGTTTATGGGTGCGCTGCAGACAGGCAACAAGCAGCAATAGTCTTTGATGTTGCCGTAGACATGGTGGATCAGTGCCCGGCACTCAAGAAGCGCATCAAATTGGTGTTATCTCAAAAAAGAATGATATATATGCCAACAAACAGTTTCTACCAGGTCCTATCAGCCGAAGCATATACCAAACACGGCTTGAATGTGCATGGCGTTGTTTTTGATGAACTTCACGCACAACCCAACAGAGAGCTATACGATGTCATGACCAAAGGCAGCGGTGATGCTAGAACGCAACCGCTGTTTTTTTAA
- a CDS encoding phage terminase small subunit P27 family encodes MARRGRPPKPTNLKILEGNPGKRPLPSDEPKPTPLTPDCPTWLNKDAKKLWKQLIPELEQLGLMTVIDGQAFAALCQSYGIWVECERFLKKNGRTYEYTNKGGAVNIVERPEVKIGNRALLNFRSLCSEFGLTPAARTRIEVKAFSEDSDPMEQLLKG; translated from the coding sequence ATGGCAAGAAGAGGCAGGCCGCCAAAACCAACAAATTTAAAGATACTGGAAGGCAATCCGGGGAAACGGCCACTTCCATCAGATGAGCCTAAACCAACACCACTCACACCTGATTGCCCAACATGGTTAAACAAGGATGCAAAGAAGTTATGGAAGCAGCTGATACCAGAATTAGAACAATTAGGACTGATGACCGTTATAGATGGGCAGGCATTTGCGGCGCTTTGCCAGTCTTATGGGATATGGGTGGAGTGTGAAAGATTCCTAAAGAAGAATGGCAGGACCTACGAATACACAAATAAGGGTGGAGCAGTCAACATTGTCGAGCGGCCAGAGGTTAAGATTGGAAATAGGGCCTTGCTCAACTTCAGGTCCTTATGTTCTGAGTTCGGTTTAACGCCTGCCGCTAGAACGAGAATTGAGGTTAAAGCGTTTAGCGAAGATAGCGATCCGATGGAGCAATTATTGAAAGGGTGA
- a CDS encoding HNH endonuclease, producing MPNRLKTACAYFGCPELCEPGQRYCDKHKRQYESVYNKIRGSAASRGYNKRWQKIRAMVLADEPLCRECAKHGIVKAATDVHHIDGNVANMDRSNLEPLCHECHSRKTAAENGRWG from the coding sequence ATGCCTAATAGGTTAAAGACCGCATGCGCTTATTTCGGTTGTCCAGAGCTGTGTGAGCCAGGCCAACGATATTGTGATAAGCATAAGCGCCAGTATGAAAGTGTATATAATAAAATCCGTGGCAGTGCAGCAAGCCGCGGCTATAATAAGCGATGGCAAAAGATACGTGCAATGGTATTGGCTGATGAGCCATTATGCAGAGAATGTGCTAAGCATGGGATTGTTAAGGCTGCTACTGATGTTCATCATATTGATGGCAATGTGGCAAATATGGATAGGAGCAATCTTGAGCCATTGTGCCATGAATGTCATAGCAGAAAGACTGCAGCCGAAAATGGACGATGGGGATAG
- a CDS encoding DUF6680 family protein: MKGKDLDMSTQQIALNIFSIILSGVLATLINLWYQKRQQILKAKIGLIEIIFGYRYQLGNWYNGPKEELMRALNKIPIVFANSKDVINAYNELYQVACTSPMNNENLKDNALIKLLKEMCRNVKIGTKWDDSYYKNILTLR; encoded by the coding sequence ATGAAAGGAAAAGATTTGGATATGTCTACTCAACAAATAGCATTGAATATATTTTCCATAATATTATCTGGAGTATTGGCAACATTGATTAATCTCTGGTATCAAAAAAGACAGCAAATCCTAAAAGCAAAAATTGGCTTAATAGAAATTATTTTTGGCTATAGATATCAATTGGGGAATTGGTATAATGGGCCTAAAGAAGAATTAATGCGAGCATTAAATAAAATACCAATAGTATTTGCTAATAGCAAAGATGTAATTAACGCTTATAATGAATTATATCAAGTTGCATGTACTTCACCGATGAATAATGAAAATTTGAAAGATAATGCATTAATAAAATTACTAAAAGAGATGTGTAGAAATGTAAAAATCGGAACCAAGTGGGATGACAGCTATTATAAAAATATATTGACATTAAGATAG
- a CDS encoding sigma factor-like helix-turn-helix DNA-binding protein produces the protein MISNKMVDWILYNLPLLKTLIDDIEPSMSASVVLVPVQKNSHYDSAVEKIAIKKATLSFVVDAVKEGIRTLHPEQRKIYRMKYRAGMSYKQIECRLYMSNKTVERRVKEIRNEIRGRLEALPPSYLKEFTHFFDQVL, from the coding sequence ATGATTTCAAACAAAATGGTTGACTGGATACTTTACAATTTACCATTACTAAAGACGCTAATTGATGATATTGAGCCGAGTATGTCGGCATCAGTAGTGCTGGTTCCTGTACAAAAAAACAGCCACTATGATAGTGCTGTTGAAAAAATAGCTATAAAGAAGGCCACACTATCATTCGTTGTTGATGCGGTAAAAGAAGGAATAAGAACATTGCACCCAGAGCAGCGGAAAATATACCGCATGAAATATAGAGCTGGCATGTCATACAAGCAGATTGAGTGTAGGCTTTATATGAGCAATAAAACGGTTGAACGCAGGGTGAAAGAGATCAGAAATGAGATAAGAGGCCGACTGGAGGCTTTGCCACCATCTTATCTTAAAGAATTCACGCATTTTTTTGATCAAGTATTGTGA
- a CDS encoding RusA family crossover junction endodeoxyribonuclease, with translation MRYHIIIPGRPVPKGRPRLGKNGNVYTPRKTREYETFVGWKTREVIKEPLVGDVAMDIKVYIKSQCGDLDNLEKAILDGMNGIAYKDDKQVTVLAIRRLRDKSERVEIELWEVAE, from the coding sequence ATGAGATACCATATCATAATTCCGGGTAGGCCGGTCCCAAAAGGCCGACCACGGCTAGGAAAAAACGGCAATGTGTATACGCCGCGAAAAACTCGTGAATATGAAACATTCGTCGGCTGGAAAACGAGGGAAGTCATAAAAGAGCCGCTAGTTGGCGACGTGGCCATGGATATAAAGGTATATATAAAAAGCCAATGCGGAGATTTGGACAATTTAGAAAAGGCGATTTTAGACGGCATGAATGGAATCGCTTATAAAGATGACAAGCAAGTGACCGTATTAGCGATACGACGATTAAGGGATAAAAGCGAAAGAGTCGAGATTGAGCTTTGGGAGGTAGCAGAGTGA
- a CDS encoding ATP-binding protein, with translation MNDELTEYIRRSIAQNEKNVQEMLKKEKQSKAMKLLNKSGLGSRFAKRTFETFDTANLSPEALNAYKIAYEFATRFPNVEKGLLFTGPVGTGKTHLAAAIANELISKLYSVIFGNVIDILTLVKSTYRRDSELTEAEMIRTFTDNVDILVIDDLGKENATENSTTVIYQIINRLYENERPIIVTTNFSSAVLRKKLGEKGDAIVSRLAEMCEFVKVSGEDWRLKRWAQ, from the coding sequence ATGAATGACGAGTTAACAGAGTACATTCGCAGAAGCATAGCTCAAAACGAGAAGAATGTTCAGGAAATGCTCAAAAAAGAGAAACAGTCCAAAGCGATGAAACTGCTGAATAAAAGCGGATTGGGCAGCAGATTTGCAAAGCGGACGTTTGAAACTTTCGATACCGCCAATCTGAGTCCAGAGGCGTTGAATGCTTATAAAATAGCATATGAATTCGCCACTAGGTTTCCAAATGTTGAGAAAGGATTGCTTTTCACTGGCCCGGTGGGAACCGGGAAAACCCACCTTGCGGCTGCCATAGCTAATGAGCTTATTAGCAAGCTTTATTCGGTCATATTCGGCAATGTGATAGACATATTGACGCTTGTAAAGAGCACTTACAGAAGGGACTCAGAACTGACAGAAGCTGAAATGATAAGGACCTTCACGGATAACGTGGATATTTTAGTTATCGATGATTTGGGGAAAGAAAATGCAACGGAAAACTCCACAACTGTGATATACCAGATCATCAACCGGTTATACGAGAATGAGAGGCCGATCATAGTGACGACGAACTTTTCATCAGCAGTTCTCCGCAAAAAATTGGGCGAGAAGGGAGATGCTATAGTCTCAAGATTGGCCGAGATGTGCGAGTTCGTTAAGGTATCAGGAGAGGATTGGAGGTTAAAAAGATGGGCCCAGTGA
- a CDS encoding replication protein: MPKGDREILKADIEDGYTPLANLILEALAMARISGVQKGICMFLFRRTYGWGIKEDSISLKEFAEAVDTSPSYVSKQLKQLIEWSIIIRTSYEPGKVPTYTFNTRVEQWYKGCINVQGLNEKTKQGLYKCARVPLSICTRVDNPQSLDTTDVEGCLNKYINKYIISTNVDGEQAHQNDDTKAKGEPTARAKARGPKYSDEDKAIACYLKDKLVANGVTVFPKDWLLKNYSTAHRLLNMASSGEIKDCIDWLFSDRYWHDKIDSLLVVERQLAKYQMQVKKARAGPNEASAGNVYDNLF; the protein is encoded by the coding sequence ATGCCAAAAGGAGACCGGGAAATTTTAAAAGCAGATATAGAAGATGGCTATACACCGCTTGCCAATTTGATACTCGAAGCTTTGGCCATGGCGAGGATAAGCGGGGTTCAAAAAGGAATATGCATGTTCTTATTCCGGCGAACTTATGGCTGGGGGATAAAAGAAGATAGCATTTCCTTGAAAGAGTTCGCAGAAGCTGTTGATACATCTCCTTCCTATGTTTCAAAACAGCTGAAGCAGCTTATTGAATGGAGCATAATTATTCGTACCAGCTATGAGCCCGGCAAAGTGCCCACCTACACTTTTAATACAAGGGTTGAACAATGGTATAAGGGTTGTATAAATGTGCAAGGGTTGAACGAAAAGACAAAGCAAGGGTTGTACAAATGTGCAAGGGTACCCTTGTCTATTTGTACAAGGGTTGACAACCCTCAAAGCCTTGATACGACTGACGTTGAGGGGTGCCTAAATAAATATATAAATAAATATATTATATCTACTAACGTAGATGGTGAGCAAGCTCACCAAAATGATGATACAAAGGCCAAAGGGGAACCAACCGCTAGGGCTAAAGCACGAGGGCCTAAATATTCGGACGAGGATAAAGCTATTGCATGTTACCTCAAAGATAAGCTTGTGGCCAATGGCGTTACGGTTTTCCCTAAGGATTGGCTGCTTAAAAACTACTCTACCGCGCACCGGTTGCTGAATATGGCGAGCAGCGGCGAGATAAAGGATTGCATAGACTGGCTTTTCAGCGATAGATATTGGCATGACAAGATAGACAGCCTGCTTGTTGTAGAAAGGCAACTCGCCAAGTATCAAATGCAGGTCAAGAAAGCGAGGGCTGGACCAAATGAGGCCTCGGCTGGCAATGTGTATGATAATCTTTTTTAA